The segment CTTCTGTTTGTTCTTCTCTTCAGCTTTTGCTGGCTAGCTACTAACTAgttttttacttctttttttttgtagaaAGAGATGTATATTGTGTGTGATGGAGAGAGAAATAATTAATGaggaaaaatatacatatactccatccgtcctatttcagagcaagtataatagtgggTTATAAGCTAGCTATGctgagatggaggagagaagagaggagtgagatgagaagcgggctgtaaacttacagccgacttgaacacaagaaccaagaaactctgtgagagagataaGTATGCCATGTATTAATTATAAAGAGTTGACTATTATATGGGTAGACTGAAAAAAGGCCATAGAGAATCTTATAGTTAACaggtcggctgtattattagccttgctttTAGTTGCAGTTGtgggtttctgtgtccaacgtttgatcgtgtGCGGGGAGTAGACAAAGAGAGAAACATAATATGTCGACACTTATAAACAAGGATCCATCcatatatgctaaaaaatgaGCACACTATATATCGTCTACTACCTAGTATAGATCGATCCAGATGCAACTTATGCTTCAGCTGCAAATGCTATCAAGGCAATAATACATATacacactactactactacataatACTATACTagataggaggaggaggaggagcagcatcagcagcagcaacagatcAATCTGCCTTCAGATTTGAGCAAGAGGCCGGCTTTGCTTAATTTGATCTCCAAGCTAGCAAAGCAAATCTCAAGGTGTTTAATTTCAGGTaaatctacatgcatgcatcagcTTAATTTGCTTATATATTGCTTGCTTGTTTCTCGCTTCTTGCTTTTGATGcggcaaaagaaagaaaggaaggaagaagatgagacGACATGTATTTGGGTCACATCTTGTTCCCTCCAGCTGGCTGGCCTCCTCTCTCATGTCGATTCATCCGTGACATCCATATATCCTCCTCGATCTCAAATTCTCAAATCAGATTCTTTGTTCGCTGTCTCGTCTATATGATTGATGTCTTTGCCTCTTTTGCTTTAATCTTGATTTGTTGGACCTGCTGCTTATTGTCTTTGTTGATTGATTATTAATATTATTCTtcatttctctcctctctctctctcatcacaAATTATTATCCGATTTGATTTGTTTTGCGGATTGAATACAATTTTCTTGATCTGTTCCAGATAGGATTGGTTATACAGAGATTTTgttgatatatattttgattgGATAAATTTGGTTGTTGAAgcagtggagagagagagagacgacatgGATGACTCCAGCTTCTTCATGCAGTGGGCTATGGACACGCTGCACCAGCTCCCCTCCGACTCCACCGCCGCAGCCTACGCCActgacgtcgccggcgacgccttcCCGTCGCTGCAAGCTCTCCGCAAcgcctcggcggccggcggcggcggcggcggcggtggattcCGGGACCTGACAGTGCAGGTGGACCAGGTCCACCGCGCCAACAGCTGGAGCTCCAGCGACAGcccaggcggcgccgccgccacggccgccgccgggtgGTCCCCGCatgtcaccggcggcggcggcggcggcggcggcagggggcACAGGCCGATGAGCTGGAACTTCAGCGCGGCGTCGGCGCAGCCGACCACCGAGGatagcggcggtggaggcggcggcggagtagtTCCAGCGCCGCCGCAGGCGATGGAGACCGAGACCGCGACCGCGAGAGCGGCGCCGGTGAagaaaggaggcggcgggtcgtcgtcggcgccggcgccggggtaCGTGCAGGACCACATAAtcgcggagcggcggcggagggagaagATCAACCAGCGGTTCATCGAGCTCTCCACCGTCATCCCCGGCCTCAAAAAGGTTAACTATAGTTTCAATCCATGGATGCATTCTTCTTCTAATTCTCCTCTAATTTCATGCATGATTAGGCTAACAACAAGATAGCTAGTAGATTGCATGTTATTATTACTAGCTGCACAGTCTAGTACTGATCTACTGTTCAGTGAGCAAATCATCTAATTAACTTGAACAAAAATTAACCCCAAGAACTTTGTGGGCAAACTGAAAGACAAACCCGGAAGAAGAAACCAAATGAAGTACAGAAATCACACGTTTGCAATCTGCAGATCGAAATCACAATGTTGAGTGGCGTTGTTGACCGTGTCAGTCAGTCGGTCTTCGGTCGTCTAATCTACAGAAAAAAGGCAGTGCCTAGCTAATTAAGCAGCAAGTACAGTGATTAATTAGCTAGATATGATGGATGCTGGTAATTAATAATTGCACTGAACTGAATAATGATaatattgcgtgcgttcgtgcaGATGGACAAGGCGACCATCCTCGGGGACGCGGTGAAGTATGTGAAGGAGTTGCAGGAGAAGGTGAAgacgctggaggaggaggacggcggccgggcggcggccatggtggtgAGGAAGTCGTCGTGCTCCGGCCGGCAGTGCGACGGCGAAGGGCGAGGGTCGCGGGTGCCGGAGATGGAGGTGCGGGTGTGGGAGAGGAGCGTGCTGGTGCGGGTGCAGTGCGGGAACGCGCGGGGTTTGCTGGTGAGGCTGCTgtcggaggtggaggagctccGGCTCGCCATCACCCACACCAGCGTCATGCCTTTCCCGGCCTCCAccgtcatcatcaccatcaccgCTAAGGCAAGCTAATCATCTTGCATTATTGCTTGTATATATACATAGCAAATTAACCTTAACTTAACTACATATACTCTACTACGCATCAAATTACTACATAGTTACTTGCTCCGGAGTCCGGACTGCAACTGATATATATAGATCGATGGATCAGGCTAATATAATTACCTACATGGAATTCGGGAGATCGATCTAGCTGCATGGCTGTGCATATACAAAGAATTTCTGCCAAttctactaatatatatatgttgctgcagctgctgaAAGTTAAGACTCCTCTCTGACTGCAATTCCAATCCATACATACATTTCACTCTATTCctgctatatatagctagctagggcCTCAAAATTAATTGGTATGGTGTAAAGTATTAGTAACTGCATTTGTGCTGCCAGCTAGG is part of the Oryza glaberrima chromosome 12, OglaRS2, whole genome shotgun sequence genome and harbors:
- the LOC127756692 gene encoding transcription factor NAI1-like; protein product: MDDSSFFMQWAMDTLHQLPSDSTAAAYATDVAGDAFPSLQALRNASAAGGGGGGGGFRDLTVQVDQVHRANSWSSSDSPGGAAATAAAGWSPHVTGGGGGGGGRGHRPMSWNFSAASAQPTTEDSGGGGGGGVVPAPPQAMETETATARAAPVKKGGGGSSSAPAPGYVQDHIIAERRRREKINQRFIELSTVIPGLKKMDKATILGDAVKYVKELQEKVKTLEEEDGGRAAAMVVRKSSCSGRQCDGEGRGSRVPEMEVRVWERSVLVRVQCGNARGLLVRLLSEVEELRLAITHTSVMPFPASTVIITITAKVEEGFNSTVDEIVRRLNSALLDQYNNGSVEETDQEIRRE